The Tolypothrix sp. PCC 7712 region TTAGCAGTCAGCCTGGACTTTGGCAATCAAATATTCCTGGTTTAGATCAGATGCATTGGCAAAGTTTGGGGTTAGAAGATTTAGAACTTCCGCGAGTCGGCGAACCAGATATTGTGGCGCGAATTTATCTCCAGCAGCGTTTAGAAAGTTCGCTGTTAGGGCAAGCTGTACTAGATGCGGCATTAGCTCTGAAGTTAATCTTACAACACCAAGAATCTTTCACTCTCGACTTAGCCGATCAGCGATGGGTTTTACAAAGGCGAGATTTGGAAAGCCAAGTTTTAGTTCCCTTTGTGCGCCGCCTCAATCGCGAACTGAATAAATTATTAGTAGCGCGTGGTATCCCCACAGAAGCAATTAACCAAGCTATCTTAACAGGTGGTGTGGCTTCCATCGCTACAGTCAATCGGTGGCTAAAGCAAAAACTCCCCAACGCCAAAATTATTCAAGATTCCTACCTTGGTGAAAATGGCGCGCCTAATTGTAGTCGAGTTGCCTATGGTTTAGCGATGTTACCGCTACATCCCCAGGCTTTAGAAATTCCCAGGCAACAATATACCGATTATTTCCTATTTACAGAATTGCTGCGACTGTTACCCGATAGACCCCTATCCTTTAGCGAAATCATCCAGTTATTTGAGGGTCGTGGCATTAATACCCGCATCTGTCAGCAACGCCTGTTAGCCTTCTTAGAAGGAGAATTACCTCCAGGGTTAATACCTAACACGCCAGATTCCGCATGGCTCACTCAAAGTTCTCAAAATAACCCCGACTATCATGCGATCGCATCTGCGCCATTATTTGAAAAACAAGGTAGTCTCACCTATCGACCGAATTCGCAACAACTTTCATATTTACGTCGTTATCTAGATGCCATCAAAGCCAGTACACAGCAATCTTTAGATGAACCATATACCGTTAATTTTGCCTTAGAGGTTTAGGGGATTGGGGATTGGGGACTGGGGATGAGGAAGATAAGGGGGATGAGGGGGATGAGGGAGAAATACCAATTACCCATTACCCATTACCCATTACCCATTACTCATTACTCATTACTCATTACCCATTACTCATTACTCATTCCCCATCCCCCTACTTACGAAAATCTACGTACCATATCACGTATTTTTTTCTTTTACAAAAGTATACTGAAACTTTATAATTTTTTGTTCAATTGAAAGATTGTGTAAAGCTACCTTAAATCTTCCGATAGTAGATAAAAAAATTGTCTATATTAGCACTCAGTACAAACTCAGTAGCAACTGAACATAAGTGAAACGGTACAGTCCAGTCACAACCGCAGGTAAACTATGTCCATGACTACTTTTACTACTGATGCAAAAGGTTGTACTGTGGAAAATTTAGCATTATGGAATCACATCGATTCCGTAAATTTATCACCACAGTCTTTACACCCCTCTATCAGCAGCACAGCAAAAAGATTGATTGATATTTTCGGTGCGATTGTCGGGCTAATCATTACAGCAGTGGTAGCAATTCCAGTAGCAATTCTTACCTTTGTTGATGATCCAGGCCCGATATTTTATTCGCAAATTCGTTGTGGCCTTCAAGGTAAACCCTTCCGTATCTGGAAGTTTCGCTCGATGGTTGTCAATGCTGACAAACTCAAGCATTTGGTAAAAAACCAAGCTCAAGGTCACATTTTTAAAGCTGTAGACGATCCCCGCATTACTCGTGTGGGTAAGTTCTTACGTCGTACCAGCTTAGATGAATTACCTCAGTTTTGGAACGTCCTGCTGGGGGATATGAGTTTAGTTGGTACTCGCCCACCTACTCCTGATGAAGTGATTCATTATGAACCTCATCATTGGGAAAGATTGCAAGTTAAGCCAGGTATTACTGGAGAATGGCAAGCTAATGGTCGTTCTAGTATTACCGACTTTGAAAAAGTAGTCAGTATGGATATCGACTATCAGCGTAAGTGGTCGGTTACTTACGACCTCAGCCTCATTTTTAAAACAATCAGGGTTGTCTTTTTAAAGACAGGTGCTTATTAATTTACTGCCACTCTTGCTAGTCAGGGTGTGCCTATCTCACCATGAGACAGAATTCAACATTATGAGTGTATACTCCAAAATTTTTGGTAATTTATAATATTGAATTTTGAATTGTTTAACCTTTTACTCCACTACCAGTTTCTGTAGGTACGATATAGCGTTGCAAGAAGAGAAATAGTACCAATACAGGGGCAATAGAAATTACCGAACCAGCAGCTACCAACCGCCAATCAAGAGAAAACGTACCTGCAAGCTTTGCAACGCCCAGGGGAAGAGTGTATAAATTTTCGTCTTGGATAACAATTAACGGCCACAAAAAATCACTCCAAGAACCGATAAAGACGAAAATAGCCAGGGTTGCAAGTGCTGGGCGAACTGCCGGCAACATTACATACCACCATAAACCTAACTCGGAGCTGCCATCCATACGGGCAGCTTCTTCTATTTCTTTAGGAACGCTCATAAAAGCTTGGCGCAATAGAAAAATCCCAAAAGCAGAAGCTAAACTGGGAAAAATCATTCCTAAATAAGTATTTCTCAAACCTATTTGGACAGTCAAAATATATAAGGGAATCATCACGATTTGAAAGGGAATCATAATCGTGGAAACAATGGCGATAAAAATCCAATCTCGTCCTGGGAATGACAGCCTGGCTAAGGGATAGGCTGCTAAGGAGCAAAACAGCAGATTTAAACCCACAGTTAACAATGCCACCAGCGTACTGTTGTAGAGATACTGGGCAAAAGGTAGAGAATGCCAGACGTTAGCAAAATTATCTAATGTAGGTTGGCTGGGTAATAGCTGCGGTGGCGATTGCAAAATGTTTTCTGAGGGTGATTTCAAGGCTGTACTAATTAGCCACAGCAATGGAAACAGAGTTAAGAGTGCGATCGCGCCTAAAATACTATATGTTCCTAAAATTTTAAATTGGGAATTATGCCAAAAAATTTTCATAGCTAAACTAAATTGACCAATTTCAAACATTATAATTATTTTTTACTATATTCCTGGTTTATATCTATTAATTTGCATACGAAATTATCAATTATCAAGTAAAAATTACTAATATTGAATTTCTCTGCCTATATTTCAATGGCAAAAAGCCCAAAAAATCAGTAATTTTTCGGAAGTCAATTATAGTAATTACTGCAAATATTAAACTTTAATCTGGTAATTTTATCTATTTATATGAGGCTTTAATATCAGCATAGTGAAGTTTTTTAGAGAATGCTTGTCCATCTTAATTTTATTGCTAATATTTAGATAAATATTCATATTCAACAAAGCTTGCCATATTTTCTAATATGACTAAACGTAATTAATGTATTAAATAATAAATTTAATCTTTAGCAAGTTAAGTTAGTTTCATGAATTAATAGATTATTGCAAGTAATAATTTTGTTGTATTTTAATGATTTGTTAGTAATCAGATGCCTTTTTTTAATATGCAACAAAATCATATTTATAAAAAAATATTTGAGGTTTTTATTCAAATAGATAACAGTTGGATATTAAAAATAATTCATAATTTTACTATTGGGCAAAAAATTCGTTATGGGTATATTCTGAGTCTTAGTATTGCTGTTGTAGGTACAGTTGGCGGGTTGATAGTTGGAGATTTTTACCAAAGACCAGCTAGACAGCAGAAAGATTCTGCTCAGTACGAACTACAGCTACTCCATCGCTTGCAGACTGCTATTTTACAAACAAGGAACAGTCAACAACAAGTTATTGCTGTAATTACTCATCAAGCAGAATTATTGCAGCATCAATACGCTGATTTTGCTAAGTATGCACTTGAATTGAAAAATCTGTGGTCTGAAGTAAAGGCTCATGTGAATAGCGAAAAATATAAACATGAGAACAACAGTGAAGGCATACCAGATTTTCTAAAAGCTCATTCAAGAATAAAAGAAGAATATATCAGCCAAGTAGAAAAGCTGATGGCAGAGATTCCTGCTAACTCTAATTTTAAACTAGAAGATATTGAACCATTACAAGAATTGTTAGTGAAATTTTCTAGCAGTTCTATAGCCCTAGAATATGATTTAATTGATGATGACTTAAATCACGTAATTAATGCCTCTTATCAGGATGAGAAACAAGCGGAAGTAGCACTAAGTGATGCAGAAACAATCCGCTTTAAAATTGTTGCCACCAGCATTTTACTATCAATAATACTAGCTGGTATTGTTGCTCACTACACAAGCTACCTATTAACGGCTCCTATTTTAGCTGTGACTAAAGTTGCAAAGCGCACAACTGAAGAATTGAACTTTAATATATTAGCGCCTGTAACTACACAAGATGAAATAGGAATCTTAGCTAGCTCGCTCAATAGTTTAATTCAACGTCTAGCGCAATACACTGATGAATTAGAATTAGCACGTGAGACTTTAGAAACTAGGGTGAATGAAAGAACTCATGAACTGACACAAGCTTTAAATTCATTAAAGCAGACACAAACTCACCTCATTCAAACAGAAAAAATGTCTGCTCTTGGTCAAATGGTAGCTGGTGTTGCTCATGAAATTAATAATCCTGTGAACTTTATTTATGCAAATTTATCTTATATTACCAACTATACAAATGATTTAATTGCATTAATTGAACTTTACCAGCAACGCTACCCTCAAACAGAACCAGCAATACTTAAATTTACCGAAGATATTGACTTAAATTATATTTGTGAGGATTTACCAAAAATTACAAATTCTATGGAAGTAGGTGCCCAGCGTATTCGTGAGATTGTACTAAGTTTAAGGAACTTCTCAAGACTGGATGAAGCTGAAATGAAATCAGTCAATATTCATGAAGGAATTGAAAGTACTTTGCTAATTTTGCAACATCGCCTGAAAAGCAAGCCTGGTTATCCAGAAATTGAAATCATCAAAGAATATGGTAATTTGCCAGCCATCGAATGCTATGTTGGGAAACTGAACCAAGTATTTATGAATATTTTAATGAATTCTCTTGATGCGTTTGAAAGCCAAGGTCAGAAATGTTCAATTAATCGAAATAAAACTGCTACGAATACTATTATTATTCGCACTCAAATTCATGAAAAAGATTGGGTGAGAATTAGTATCAAAGATAATGGAATTGGAATTAGTGAGCAAGTAAAATCTAAAATATTTGACCCGTTTTTTACGACAAAACCAGTGGGAGAAGGTACCGGTTTAGGGTTAGCAGTTAGCTATCAAATTATCGTCGAAAAACATAAGGGATATCTGAGATGCATATCAGAATTGGGAGAAGGAACTGAGTTTCAAATGGAAATACCTATTAGTCAAAGGTGATTTGTCATTTGTCATTTGGTAATTGGTAATTGGTAATTGGTAATGGGTAATTGGTAATAGAGATTAAGAATTTATTTTCATCTTCCTCATCTCCCTTATCTCCCTTATCTCCCTCATCTTCACCCATTCCCCATTACCCCTTATCCCCAGAGGGGGCCCGAGTCCCCAGTCCCCAATCCCCAATCCCCAATCCCCAATCCCTATAAAGTAAGCAAAACTAACACCTCGTCGCCTGGAGGAATTAAGGTTGTAGCGACTGGGATAACGGCTAGGGCATTGGTTTGAGCTAAATTAATTAAATTGCCGGAACTGTGGCTACCACCAGCTTTGCGAAATTCGTAAACTCCATCAATTAACTGTAATTGACCCCAAATATAAGTTTCGCGCTTACCATCCGATCGCAGTTCTTGATGCGATCGCACGTTCACAAATTTTACTTGCCAACCTGCACTTAGCCCTGAAAGTTTCTTAATTGCTGGCTGGACAAACCGCAAAAAGGTTACCAACACCGCCGCCGGGTTTCCTGGTAAACCAAAGTACAGCGCTGAATTTTGTGTGGAGAAGCTAGCTACAGTCAACGGTTTACCCGGCCTCATAGCTACAGCACGAATGTGAATTTCTGCTCCTAGTGACTCCAGAATTTTGTCAACATAATCATAATCTCCTACCGAAACCCCACCGGAAGAGATGACTATATCAGCATTAGCGATGGCGTAGGCTATGGTTTTCTCAAGTGCTACAGGATCGTCCTTAACAATACCTAACATTAACGCTTCTGCTCCCGCTTGCTTAACTAAAGCTGCGAGTGCATAGCCGTTAGAATCGACAATTTGTCCTGCTTTTAGAGATTGTTCAAGAGTTACTAGTTCATCTCCTGTGGAAAAAATTGCCACACGCGGACGACGGTAAACACTGACTTGAGCGCACTGGGCCGCTGCTAACACAGCAATTTCTGCTGGGGTTAGGAGAATTCCGGATGGTAGTAACTGAGTTCCAGCTTGGTAAAACTCACCTTTGTGTCTGACAAATTCTTGGGGTTTGGGTGCAGAGAGAATCTCAACTTGCTTGTCTTGGCGGTTTGTTACTTCTTGAATCACTACAGTATCTGCACCTTGGGGGATAATTGCACCTGTAAAAATCCGGGCCGCCTGACCCTGTAAAATTGTATATTGGGGCTGATAACCTGCGGGAATTTCCTCAACAATCTCCAAAACTACTGGCTGTTCAGGGTTTGAGTGCTGTACATCTTCATAACGCACTGCATAGCCATCCATAGCCGAGTTATCCCAATGGGGAAAGTCCAGCTGACTAGTGACAGGTGTAGCGAGAATGCGTCCTGCGGCTGCTAATAAATCAACATTTTCTGTATTACCCTGAGCATCCAGAGGTTGGACTAAATTTAAAATAACTGCTTCTGTATCGCTGACTGATAGCATAAGCGATCGCCTGGTGAGAGAAATTGTTAAAGTTCAAAACAGATGAGGGAGATAAGGAAGCAAGAGAAACTAACGCTAAACACCAAATGTCAAATCACTCTCAATACTTGTCGGTTAAGGGCAAAAGGGGAAGGGGAAAAGGGGGAAGAAAAAACCTTTAACCCTTACCCTTTAACCTTTTCCCCAAACCAAATTCCAACTTGAAAATCCTTAACCGAGCAGTATTGAAATCACTCTTGTCCAAAATCTTTCCTAACCCTTCAATCTACTATTAAACATAGTGGCAATAATTAATTCTTGAACTCCTAAATAAAAATCCTATCCGTATAAATAGCCAGTCCCCAGTCCCCAGTCCCCAGTCCCCAAACCATTTATGACTATCGAACGATTACCCCAAAAACATTATCCCAAGGCTGAACTTGGGCGGCGCGGTATGGCGTTGGGATTAGATTTCTTTGTTGTCTGGTTAATTAGTGCCTTTTTGGGAAACAGCAATTTAGGCATTCAGGTGATGCAAATTTTTGTGTTTGCGATCGCTTGGATAGTTTTACGGGTACTAGTTGTATATAACAACCAGGGACAAAGTTTAGGGCGTTGGGCTTTTGACCTCAAAATTTTGGAAGTCGAAGAGGGAGAGGTTGTAGGCAGAATTCCGACTCTGCTAGCATTGCTAAAGCGCGAAGCGATAACTGCTTTGGGTGCTATTTGCGTGGCAATTGCCTTAGGCAATATTCGCGCCAACCCCACTGCTATACTGCTAGTAATTCCTCTGGCGATTGACTGTGGTATAGCCTTTAATGATACCCAGTTGCGTCAAGCTTTGCATGACCGCTATTCAGGAACTATCATCGTTTCGTCGCGTCGTGGCTATTCGCTAGATATAAAAGTCAAGCGATTAGTTGAAAATTTACGGCGGAATGTGAGAAGATAGTCATTTGTGTTAATTCTCTCCAGGCTTTACGGTTTGAAAGATTATGGCTAAGAGTAAAGGTGTCCGCATCATCGTGACACTAGAATGTACCGAATGTCGCACTAACGCTAACAAGCGCACCCCTGGTGTTTCCCGGTATACCACCACGAAAAATCGGCGTAACACCACCAACCGATTAGAACTGAAAAAGTTCTGTTCTCATTGCAACACACACACAGTCCACAAGGAAATTAAGTAAAAATGAGTTACTACCGTCGTCGTCTGTCTCCGATCAAGCCGGGAGAACCAATAGATTATAAAGATGTTGATTTGTTGCGGAAGTTTGTCACAGAGCGCGGTAAAATCCTGCCACGGCGGATTACTGGGCTGACATCTCAGCAACAGAGAGATTTAACATTGGCGATTAAACGTGCCCGGATTGTGGCATTGTTGCCGTTTATCAATGCGGAAGGCTAATTCCCGTTGGAAACGAGAATTTTAGGTTCTGGATGATCTCAAGCAGCTGCGTTGATAATATATGTAGCTGCAAATTTTTATATTCCAAAATCTAAAATTTCAGAAAGTTCAGTGTAGAATCGTGTTCTACAATCTAAAAAATCAGCAGATTTTGGATTTAGTAGTTATTATTTAATCCAAAATCTAAAATTTATTCGTACACCAAATTAATTGCGAGAGTTGTGGAGAAGGGGACGCTAGTTGAATTTAGGGTTCAAGGCGATCGCCGTCTGGGAGTCGTAGATCGCCCAGATGGAAAGACCCGCTGGTTTGTGGTAGATGAACGCAGTCAATCCCACAGCCTCGCGCCTAGACAAATTACTTATACTGTTAACGGACAAACCTTCAAGCCGTCTGAGATTAGCAGCTTTTTAGAGCAGGTAAAGCCGTATCTCGACCCATCTAGCTTAGAAGTTGCCTGGGAATTATTGGTTGAGGATGGAGAAACAGTCACTCCAGTGGCAATGGCGAATCTGCTGTTTTCTCAAACAGATGCACCGCTTTGTTACGCCGCCCATTGCTTGTTATCAGACGACAAACTTTATTTCAAGCAAAAAGGCGATGCGTATGAACCACGGACAACCACTCAGGTAGCAGAACGCAAACACCAGCTAGAAGTAGAAGCCCTCAAAGCTAGGGGACAGCAGGAATTTTTAGCGCGTGTAGAACAAGCCTTGGCAGGCGAAACTGTGGAATGGCAACGTCACGATCGCCAGCGTTTAGAAGCAATTGAAAAATATGCAGCTCTACTAGCTGATGTGGTACGGATGGGAGTAAATTATGATTCTCTGTCTCGGGCTTATCCACCACCAGCACAAGTATTAGAAACCATGACTATGCTGGGACGTGCCGCAACTCCCCAGGGCGCATTACAACTTTTGGTAGATTTGGGTTGGTGGAGTCCCAATGAAAACTTATTCTTGCGTCGTTCGTCCATTCCCGTTCAGTTTCCTAGCAAGGTATTAGAAGTGGCGCAGCAGCGTATGGATTCCCCGCCGTCCGATCTAGATACAAATCGCCTAGATTTGACTCACCTGAAGGTGTACACAATTGATGATGAAAGTACTACAGAAATCGACGATGGTCTAAGTTGGGAATCGCTAGCTGATAGGCGAGAACGTCTGTGGGTACATATTGCCGATCCCACCCGCTTATTAATGCCAGAAGATGAATTAGACCTAGAAGCCAGGAAACGGGGAAGTACAGTTTATTTGCCTACTGGGATGATTCCCATGTTCCCTGAAGTTTTGGCAACTGGCCCCATGAGTCTGGTACAGGGAAGGGTGTGTTGTGCCCTGAGTTTTGGCATTATTTTAGATGAGACTGGGCAAGTAGAAGATTTTAGTATTCATCCCAGCTTAATTAAGCCGACATACCGCCTCACCTACGAAGATGTCGATGAGATGCTGGAATTAGGTGTACAAGCAGAACCAGAAATTGCTGCGATCGCCATGTGGGCACAACGACGCAAAAATTGGCGTTACGCCCAAGGTGCGATTAGCATCAATATGCCAGAGGCGATGATCAAAGTCAAAGGCGACGAGATCAGCATTGATATTTTAGATGATTCCTCATCACGGCAACTCGTAGCGGAAATGATGATTTTAGCTGGTGAAGTCGCCGCACGCTACGGTAAAGTTCACCAAATACCCTTACCTTTTCGCGGTCAGCCACAGCCAGAATTGCCCCCAGAACAGGAATTACTCCAGTTACCAGCTGGATTTGTTCGCGCCTGTGCCATGCGTCGCTGTATGCCCAAAAGCGAAATGAGCATTACCCCAGTGCGTCATGCTGGCTTAGGTTTGGATACCTATACTCAAGCGACTTCTCCAATCCGTCGCTACAGCGATTTGCTAACTCACTTTCAACTCAAAGCCCATTTGCGCGGTGAAGTTCTACCCTTCTCCGCCGAACAGCTTAAAGAAGTGATGATGACCGTCACCAGTATCACCCAAGAAGTGACAATGGTAGAACGGCAAACTAATAGATATTACGCTTTAGAATATTTACGTCGTTACCCAGATCAAGTTTGGCAGGTAACAGTTTTGATGTGGCTGCGAGAAGATAGCAATTTAGCCCTAATTCTCTTAGAGGATTTAGGTTTACAACTACCAATGTCTTTCCGTCGTTCGGTAAATTTAGGCGAACAGTTATTAGTAAAAGTTAGCCTTGCCGACCCGCAAAAAGATATGATTCACTTTCAAGAAATCATTTATCAAGAAGCACTTAATTAAAGCGTCAGCGTCCTTGTAAAACCTTCTCCAGTCGCAGAAGCCAGCTTCTCTACGAGAGGCTGCGCCAACGCTTAACGCGTATGCTATCTCTGCTACTTCTGCTTTTGTTCAGGTTGAGCAGCTTGTGGCAATATAGATTGGTCTTGATCGTTAGTGTTCAGAGGTACGTTTAAATGTTTCCTTGCCATCTGTTCAGCGATTGAGCGGTCTTGTTCGTTTGCAAACTGACTCTCATCTAACAAATGCTCGCTCGTCGCTGCTTGATCTCGGTTGGGCTTGCTGCCATTTTTCCACCTGTATTTAAAATCCATAAGTGTCAAAGCAAGTAAACTGCAATTTGTTGCTACGGTCTTAATATTAGGTAGGAATAAAATATTGTGCTTCTACCATAAGTTCCAACTAGATTAGTACCTCAAAGCAGAAGTCAAAACCGCATCTGGAAATTCCATCTCTTTAGAAACAGTCTTTAAAGCCTCAGCCTAATGCTTCTAGTAGAAGAGACAGTTAATCATAAATGCATATACTGCAATTACCAAGCAATAGTTTGACGGGCTTCTAGTACCAGACCTACTAGAAGCTTTTCCTAATTATCCATTACTCGGATTGAAACATCTATCAAAAGATATAAAACATTTGTCATTCTTAACTAAATTAAGACTAAAGAAAGCCAGAAATAACAAGGATTTATGAGTTGAGATTTGTTACTGAATTTTGGAGAATGATACCAATTCAAATAATATTTGCCACACATCAATATATGCTAGAGGACAAGGCAATGCCTTGCCCCTACAATCTGTCGCGTTCTTTTTTTAAATTGGTGTGAGTATTATTAGATTATTGTTTAACGTGCCACAAAAGTAGTTGTAAATACACATAGGGGCGTAAAGCTTTGCGCCCCTACTAATGGAATCAT contains the following coding sequences:
- a CDS encoding RDD family protein produces the protein MTIERLPQKHYPKAELGRRGMALGLDFFVVWLISAFLGNSNLGIQVMQIFVFAIAWIVLRVLVVYNNQGQSLGRWAFDLKILEVEEGEVVGRIPTLLALLKREAITALGAICVAIALGNIRANPTAILLVIPLAIDCGIAFNDTQLRQALHDRYSGTIIVSSRRGYSLDIKVKRLVENLRRNVRR
- a CDS encoding sugar transferase codes for the protein MSMTTFTTDAKGCTVENLALWNHIDSVNLSPQSLHPSISSTAKRLIDIFGAIVGLIITAVVAIPVAILTFVDDPGPIFYSQIRCGLQGKPFRIWKFRSMVVNADKLKHLVKNQAQGHIFKAVDDPRITRVGKFLRRTSLDELPQFWNVLLGDMSLVGTRPPTPDEVIHYEPHHWERLQVKPGITGEWQANGRSSITDFEKVVSMDIDYQRKWSVTYDLSLIFKTIRVVFLKTGAY
- a CDS encoding bromodomain-containing protein produces the protein MDFKYRWKNGSKPNRDQAATSEHLLDESQFANEQDRSIAEQMARKHLNVPLNTNDQDQSILPQAAQPEQKQK
- a CDS encoding carbohydrate ABC transporter permease, with translation MKIFWHNSQFKILGTYSILGAIALLTLFPLLWLISTALKSPSENILQSPPQLLPSQPTLDNFANVWHSLPFAQYLYNSTLVALLTVGLNLLFCSLAAYPLARLSFPGRDWIFIAIVSTIMIPFQIVMIPLYILTVQIGLRNTYLGMIFPSLASAFGIFLLRQAFMSVPKEIEEAARMDGSSELGLWWYVMLPAVRPALATLAIFVFIGSWSDFLWPLIVIQDENLYTLPLGVAKLAGTFSLDWRLVAAGSVISIAPVLVLFLFLQRYIVPTETGSGVKG
- a CDS encoding histidine kinase, producing the protein MGEDEGDKGDKGDEEDENKFLISITNYPLPITNYQLPNDK
- a CDS encoding sensor histidine kinase, which encodes MQTAILQTRNSQQQVIAVITHQAELLQHQYADFAKYALELKNLWSEVKAHVNSEKYKHENNSEGIPDFLKAHSRIKEEYISQVEKLMAEIPANSNFKLEDIEPLQELLVKFSSSSIALEYDLIDDDLNHVINASYQDEKQAEVALSDAETIRFKIVATSILLSIILAGIVAHYTSYLLTAPILAVTKVAKRTTEELNFNILAPVTTQDEIGILASSLNSLIQRLAQYTDELELARETLETRVNERTHELTQALNSLKQTQTHLIQTEKMSALGQMVAGVAHEINNPVNFIYANLSYITNYTNDLIALIELYQQRYPQTEPAILKFTEDIDLNYICEDLPKITNSMEVGAQRIREIVLSLRNFSRLDEAEMKSVNIHEGIESTLLILQHRLKSKPGYPEIEIIKEYGNLPAIECYVGKLNQVFMNILMNSLDAFESQGQKCSINRNKTATNTIIIRTQIHEKDWVRISIKDNGIGISEQVKSKIFDPFFTTKPVGEGTGLGLAVSYQIIVEKHKGYLRCISELGEGTEFQMEIPISQR
- a CDS encoding ribonuclease catalytic domain-containing protein — encoded protein: MEKGTLVEFRVQGDRRLGVVDRPDGKTRWFVVDERSQSHSLAPRQITYTVNGQTFKPSEISSFLEQVKPYLDPSSLEVAWELLVEDGETVTPVAMANLLFSQTDAPLCYAAHCLLSDDKLYFKQKGDAYEPRTTTQVAERKHQLEVEALKARGQQEFLARVEQALAGETVEWQRHDRQRLEAIEKYAALLADVVRMGVNYDSLSRAYPPPAQVLETMTMLGRAATPQGALQLLVDLGWWSPNENLFLRRSSIPVQFPSKVLEVAQQRMDSPPSDLDTNRLDLTHLKVYTIDDESTTEIDDGLSWESLADRRERLWVHIADPTRLLMPEDELDLEARKRGSTVYLPTGMIPMFPEVLATGPMSLVQGRVCCALSFGIILDETGQVEDFSIHPSLIKPTYRLTYEDVDEMLELGVQAEPEIAAIAMWAQRRKNWRYAQGAISINMPEAMIKVKGDEISIDILDDSSSRQLVAEMMILAGEVAARYGKVHQIPLPFRGQPQPELPPEQELLQLPAGFVRACAMRRCMPKSEMSITPVRHAGLGLDTYTQATSPIRRYSDLLTHFQLKAHLRGEVLPFSAEQLKEVMMTVTSITQEVTMVERQTNRYYALEYLRRYPDQVWQVTVLMWLREDSNLALILLEDLGLQLPMSFRRSVNLGEQLLVKVSLADPQKDMIHFQEIIYQEALN
- the rpmG gene encoding 50S ribosomal protein L33 → MAKSKGVRIIVTLECTECRTNANKRTPGVSRYTTTKNRRNTTNRLELKKFCSHCNTHTVHKEIK
- the rpsR gene encoding 30S ribosomal protein S18, which translates into the protein MSYYRRRLSPIKPGEPIDYKDVDLLRKFVTERGKILPRRITGLTSQQQRDLTLAIKRARIVALLPFINAEG
- the glp gene encoding gephyrin-like molybdotransferase Glp, yielding MLSVSDTEAVILNLVQPLDAQGNTENVDLLAAAGRILATPVTSQLDFPHWDNSAMDGYAVRYEDVQHSNPEQPVVLEIVEEIPAGYQPQYTILQGQAARIFTGAIIPQGADTVVIQEVTNRQDKQVEILSAPKPQEFVRHKGEFYQAGTQLLPSGILLTPAEIAVLAAAQCAQVSVYRRPRVAIFSTGDELVTLEQSLKAGQIVDSNGYALAALVKQAGAEALMLGIVKDDPVALEKTIAYAIANADIVISSGGVSVGDYDYVDKILESLGAEIHIRAVAMRPGKPLTVASFSTQNSALYFGLPGNPAAVLVTFLRFVQPAIKKLSGLSAGWQVKFVNVRSHQELRSDGKRETYIWGQLQLIDGVYEFRKAGGSHSSGNLINLAQTNALAVIPVATTLIPPGDEVLVLLTL